In one Sphingomonas sanguinis genomic region, the following are encoded:
- a CDS encoding CHAT domain-containing protein, producing MHWTSLTELAARIAASLEVRHPGMVSRVHAALRGDVVVLAGEVASEDCRSDAKRLALSFDGVFKVRNEIIVAGYLAPASDDDLDSYFRSPAPEPPRRKRGYPVGGGLQRRSDRSGVERRIVKAGRRPDGDVDLVDVLRCPSIGSTGNLVPAGRVEISVDLKTGSTGAASIAVGRFPADWTTIAVAVQLIAPWAEAVETVSGAVILNADGTSTPAVFSCRIAPDFDGSSAQVQAVFMHGTRICGFLAKDLLPTGNADGRSGEADRASTVDIGDGPGDASSISAALTPSVRVVPDAAGPSLTVTITSADRDAQTWFWQAAMPGGLSVGIGRIDLKDDAKRFSDTLLGSCPDLAPNRVGRVMDGIGEHLWRVAPAEFREGYAKWRAALGTDFPIQFITEDPYVPWEMMKPEIADAGHLFVDHPVARWPAQRTGLLRERLGRGEILSFVPSYAPGQGLPHAELEGRWMAQALGAVTMTARTDAFFDVLDGRHPNGVAMIHFAGHGRVDTGQRDGGIQLEDGFVGVMDVDQTRTVVGLECATLVLLNACETSAGARMLGTNTGWGAAIAARGFGGLLAPLWEVDDGMALEMIKAVLPALLQRRETLGESLRTARRVHCASSASAFAYLAHGDVMATFPS from the coding sequence GTGCACTGGACCAGCTTAACCGAACTCGCCGCCAGAATCGCCGCGTCGCTCGAGGTACGGCATCCCGGAATGGTGAGCCGCGTACACGCAGCGCTCCGCGGAGACGTGGTGGTGCTGGCGGGCGAGGTCGCCAGCGAGGATTGCCGCAGCGACGCCAAGCGTCTCGCTCTGTCGTTCGACGGAGTTTTCAAGGTGCGCAACGAAATCATCGTCGCCGGCTACCTGGCCCCCGCCAGCGACGACGATCTCGACTCGTACTTCCGGTCACCGGCTCCGGAACCGCCGCGAAGGAAGCGGGGATATCCCGTGGGAGGCGGCCTGCAGCGGCGCAGCGACCGGTCCGGCGTCGAACGTCGCATCGTGAAGGCCGGACGGAGACCGGACGGGGACGTGGACCTCGTGGACGTCCTGAGATGTCCGTCGATCGGAAGCACAGGAAACCTCGTGCCTGCCGGACGCGTCGAGATCTCGGTCGATCTCAAGACCGGATCGACGGGCGCCGCGTCGATCGCCGTGGGTCGGTTTCCCGCGGACTGGACGACGATCGCTGTCGCCGTGCAGCTGATCGCACCATGGGCGGAGGCGGTGGAAACGGTGTCGGGCGCCGTCATCCTCAACGCCGACGGCACCTCAACGCCGGCGGTCTTCTCCTGCCGGATAGCCCCGGACTTCGACGGATCGTCCGCCCAGGTGCAGGCGGTCTTCATGCACGGGACCCGGATCTGCGGCTTCCTCGCGAAGGACCTCCTCCCGACCGGGAACGCGGACGGCAGGAGCGGAGAGGCCGACCGCGCGTCCACGGTCGACATCGGCGACGGACCCGGGGACGCATCGAGCATCTCCGCAGCGTTGACGCCGAGCGTGAGGGTGGTGCCCGACGCCGCGGGGCCCAGTCTGACCGTCACCATCACGTCGGCCGATCGCGACGCGCAGACCTGGTTCTGGCAGGCCGCCATGCCGGGAGGACTGTCGGTCGGCATCGGCCGGATCGATCTTAAGGACGATGCAAAGCGGTTTTCGGACACCCTCCTCGGATCCTGCCCCGATCTTGCGCCCAATCGCGTCGGCCGGGTCATGGACGGCATCGGTGAGCACCTCTGGAGAGTGGCGCCCGCGGAGTTCAGGGAGGGTTACGCGAAGTGGCGCGCAGCCCTCGGCACCGACTTCCCGATCCAGTTCATCACCGAGGACCCCTACGTACCGTGGGAAATGATGAAGCCGGAGATCGCGGACGCGGGCCACCTCTTCGTCGACCATCCGGTCGCCAGGTGGCCCGCGCAGCGTACGGGGCTTCTGAGGGAGAGACTCGGCCGCGGTGAGATACTCTCCTTCGTGCCCAGCTACGCTCCGGGTCAGGGTCTGCCCCATGCGGAGCTCGAAGGCAGATGGATGGCCCAGGCGCTCGGAGCCGTGACGATGACGGCCCGCACCGATGCGTTCTTCGACGTGCTGGACGGCCGGCATCCGAACGGCGTCGCGATGATCCACTTCGCGGGGCATGGGCGGGTGGACACGGGGCAGCGCGACGGCGGCATCCAGCTGGAGGACGGCTTCGTCGGCGTCATGGACGTCGATCAGACGCGGACCGTCGTCGGTCTCGAGTGCGCCACCCTCGTGCTGCTGAACGCGTGCGAGACCTCGGCCGGCGCCAGGATGCTCGGCACGAACACCGGCTGGGGAGCGGCAATCGCCGCCCGGGGCTTCGGTGGGCTCCTCGCTCCGCTCTGGGAGGTCGACGACGGCATGGCGTTGGAGATGATTAAGGCCGTGCTGCCCGCGCTCCTGCAGAGGCGGGAGACCCTCGGCGAGTCGCTCAGAACGGCACGACGGGTGCACTGCGCGTCGTCCGCCTCCGCCTTCGCCTACCTGGCGCACGGCGACGTGATGGCGACGTTTCCGTCCTAG
- a CDS encoding ComEC/Rec2 family competence protein, with the protein MDVFKLTLLPAGDGDCLLLTWGDDGGLHHMIVDGGRASAYPRLHARLADMARRSEPLHLYVLTHIDADHIAGALTFLRAKDRPLAPADVWFNGHAQTRRVCRRSFRQGDEYSELLAGTGWPWNRHFRDGVAAVETAPDPIDVAGLRITMLSPTLERLARLGEEWDRWFTGAPGRPERRGTRRPGEQLTPIPEPLVLEPLAVDGPIDTETPNGSSIAFIAEWRGRRVLLGADAHPDVLASSLGPLAAAEGGRLHVDLLKAPHHGSAKNMSRQLIEALDCRSLAISSNGNIHGHPDPEAIARFVLHGAPGMKHLHFNYDTPRTSPWRSMDAGARYGFDARFPEEVDGVMEIDLLALDDGGDAGVSVDAHEQ; encoded by the coding sequence ATGGACGTGTTCAAGCTCACGCTGCTGCCGGCCGGAGACGGCGACTGCCTGCTGCTCACCTGGGGCGACGACGGCGGTCTGCACCACATGATCGTCGACGGCGGCCGCGCGTCAGCCTACCCCAGGCTGCACGCCCGCCTCGCGGACATGGCACGCAGATCCGAGCCCCTGCACCTCTACGTGCTCACCCACATAGACGCCGACCACATCGCGGGGGCGCTCACCTTCCTCCGCGCGAAGGATCGTCCGCTCGCCCCGGCGGACGTCTGGTTCAACGGACATGCGCAGACGCGGCGCGTGTGCCGGAGGAGCTTCAGACAGGGCGACGAATATTCAGAACTCCTCGCCGGAACCGGCTGGCCGTGGAACCGCCACTTCCGAGACGGGGTGGCCGCCGTCGAGACGGCGCCGGATCCGATCGACGTGGCTGGATTGCGGATCACGATGCTCTCGCCGACGCTCGAGCGGCTGGCACGGCTGGGTGAGGAATGGGACCGCTGGTTCACGGGGGCTCCCGGACGCCCCGAGCGTCGTGGCACGCGCAGGCCCGGCGAGCAGCTGACGCCGATTCCCGAGCCGCTCGTGCTGGAGCCGCTCGCGGTGGACGGACCGATCGATACCGAAACGCCGAACGGCTCGAGCATCGCCTTCATCGCGGAATGGCGCGGCAGACGGGTCCTGCTGGGTGCCGATGCGCACCCCGACGTCCTCGCATCCTCCCTCGGCCCCCTGGCCGCGGCCGAGGGGGGGCGCCTGCACGTCGACCTCCTCAAGGCCCCGCACCACGGCAGCGCGAAGAACATGAGCCGACAGCTGATCGAGGCGCTGGACTGCCGGTCGCTGGCGATCTCCAGCAACGGCAACATCCACGGGCACCCCGATCCGGAGGCCATCGCGCGCTTCGTCCTGCATGGCGCCCCCGGCATGAAGCACCTGCACTTCAACTACGACACGCCGAGGACGTCGCCGTGGCGCAGCATGGACGCCGGTGCCAGATACGGTTTCGACGCCCGCTTCCCCGAAGAAGTCGACGGCGTGATGGAAATCGACCTGCTCGCGCTCGACGACGGCGGGGACGCCGGCGTATCCGTGGATGCGCACGAGCAGTAG
- a CDS encoding S8 family peptidase has translation MPLHRHLVVRGLGRASEEFEPVGRGGTDRPSAVSDRVAHAGRLRGDLGRLSEEARALRAEQVALGIPKSKLGVTVTVHSREGERLAVGDTLRANSRGRQLLNVRRFLDVQGARKRDRAVYYLSSNALKSLNKALDGYEEWEQPEEDPDELTDDQTADGAAVRRTRSFWLFESAETFRPAEIEDLWTDPLEHFPRARGAVEWEIWVRSSMREVFETGAAQLRIGITGTATEFVDIAVYNCVATKAALARLVLRSAAVVELRGASNFIADHQDLPPPERLRQIAAISTRVVPAPPAAPWVTLLDTGVNPGSALLSHSLPAARCRAVVGAWDPFDAHGHGSMMAGVALYGDLSDLAATSGRVALETGLESVVVFNPDSVVKLPARDAIARAVALAEGSVRHPRVYCLAATIVGEAEDGRPTSSSGSMDALAFNDGLAGRLFCVAVGNVTTTATAPYQVAAYAKLNEEDGIQSPAQALNVLSVGALTSKCSGPTPLADEGNLSPRSRTAQAWDGRRHKPDIVMEGGNHGIDPGGTTSRAHGPDMIATTSNRIDRITLTGDTSAACAAAARLAARVMARYPALRPETVRGLLVHCAEWTDAMEARRTALVRAGAMPRDAVAATLDCFGWGVPDEERVFWSASNAATLVAEDELLPYEPGSGGSVKLRQMKSFRLPWPDAALRSLAGTEVELRCTLSYFVEPDLHSAGLERRQFYPSHGLRFDMQRYQESEVQAQRRVNRAVAGDSSTADDAGWLLGWQRRNRGTVHQDVWRGPAYQLVGRRLVNVMPVRGWWAAGRRVEKADVPVRFSLITSIRTPTVRGDLMVEMRNAVPAGLLVDVPAVVAV, from the coding sequence ATGCCGCTCCATCGTCATCTGGTCGTCCGTGGTCTGGGCCGCGCCTCCGAGGAATTCGAACCGGTCGGTCGCGGAGGCACGGATCGGCCGAGTGCCGTGTCGGATCGGGTGGCGCACGCCGGGCGGCTGCGCGGCGACCTCGGCAGGCTGTCCGAGGAGGCGCGGGCGCTCCGGGCGGAACAGGTCGCTCTCGGCATTCCCAAGTCCAAGCTGGGCGTCACCGTGACGGTCCATTCTCGCGAGGGGGAGCGGCTGGCGGTGGGGGATACGCTGAGGGCGAACAGCCGGGGCAGGCAGCTGCTCAACGTGAGACGCTTCCTCGACGTCCAAGGCGCGCGCAAACGCGACCGGGCCGTCTACTACCTCAGTTCGAATGCGCTTAAGAGCCTTAACAAGGCACTCGACGGCTACGAGGAGTGGGAGCAGCCCGAGGAGGACCCCGACGAACTGACGGACGATCAGACCGCCGACGGTGCGGCCGTCCGCCGGACCAGGAGCTTCTGGCTGTTCGAGAGCGCCGAGACGTTCCGCCCGGCCGAGATCGAGGATCTCTGGACGGATCCGCTCGAGCACTTCCCGCGCGCGAGGGGCGCGGTCGAATGGGAGATATGGGTCCGCAGCTCCATGCGGGAGGTCTTCGAGACGGGCGCCGCGCAACTCCGCATCGGGATCACCGGGACCGCCACCGAATTCGTCGACATCGCCGTCTATAACTGCGTCGCCACGAAGGCCGCGCTCGCCAGGCTGGTGCTCCGCAGTGCGGCCGTCGTCGAACTCCGCGGCGCGTCCAACTTCATCGCGGATCACCAGGACCTGCCGCCGCCGGAGAGGCTCCGACAGATCGCGGCGATTTCGACGCGGGTCGTGCCTGCGCCTCCAGCCGCACCTTGGGTCACCCTGCTGGACACGGGGGTCAATCCCGGCAGCGCGCTGCTCTCCCACTCCCTCCCGGCAGCGCGCTGTCGTGCAGTGGTCGGTGCATGGGACCCCTTCGATGCCCACGGTCACGGTTCGATGATGGCCGGCGTCGCGTTGTACGGCGACCTTTCGGACCTCGCCGCCACGAGCGGGCGGGTGGCCCTGGAGACCGGGCTGGAATCCGTCGTCGTCTTCAATCCCGACAGCGTGGTGAAGCTGCCGGCGCGCGATGCCATCGCGAGGGCGGTGGCCCTGGCGGAGGGTAGCGTCCGCCACCCGCGCGTCTACTGCCTGGCCGCCACGATCGTCGGGGAGGCCGAGGACGGTCGCCCGACGTCCAGCTCGGGTTCGATGGATGCGCTGGCCTTCAACGACGGTCTGGCCGGCCGGCTGTTCTGCGTCGCCGTCGGGAACGTGACGACCACGGCCACCGCCCCCTATCAGGTCGCGGCGTATGCCAAGCTGAACGAGGAGGACGGGATCCAGTCGCCCGCCCAGGCGCTCAACGTTCTGTCCGTGGGAGCGCTGACGTCCAAGTGTTCGGGACCGACGCCTCTGGCCGACGAGGGCAATCTGTCGCCCCGGTCGCGCACGGCTCAGGCTTGGGACGGTCGCCGCCACAAGCCGGACATCGTCATGGAGGGCGGCAACCACGGCATCGATCCCGGCGGCACCACCTCGCGGGCGCATGGTCCGGACATGATCGCCACCACTTCCAATAGGATCGATCGCATTACCCTGACGGGCGACACGTCGGCGGCCTGCGCAGCCGCGGCTCGCCTCGCGGCCCGGGTGATGGCGCGATATCCCGCGCTTCGTCCGGAGACCGTACGGGGTCTGCTCGTGCATTGCGCGGAATGGACCGACGCCATGGAGGCGCGACGGACGGCGCTGGTCCGAGCCGGCGCGATGCCGCGGGACGCCGTCGCCGCCACGCTGGACTGTTTCGGCTGGGGCGTTCCGGACGAGGAGCGCGTCTTCTGGAGCGCCTCGAACGCGGCGACCCTCGTCGCCGAGGACGAACTCCTGCCCTATGAGCCCGGTTCGGGCGGCAGCGTCAAGCTCCGTCAGATGAAGAGCTTCCGACTGCCGTGGCCGGATGCCGCGCTACGCTCCCTGGCGGGAACCGAGGTCGAACTGCGCTGCACGCTTTCCTACTTCGTCGAACCGGACCTGCACAGCGCGGGACTCGAGCGGCGGCAGTTCTATCCGTCGCATGGCCTCAGGTTCGACATGCAGAGGTACCAGGAGAGCGAGGTTCAGGCTCAGCGCAGGGTGAACCGGGCCGTGGCCGGGGATTCCTCGACGGCGGACGATGCGGGCTGGCTGCTCGGCTGGCAGCGGCGGAATCGCGGAACGGTCCATCAGGACGTCTGGAGGGGACCGGCCTACCAGCTCGTCGGACGGCGGCTCGTCAACGTCATGCCCGTCAGGGGCTGGTGGGCTGCCGGTCGACGGGTCGAGAAGGCCGACGTTCCCGTCCGATTCAGCCTGATCACGTCGATCCGCACGCCGACCGTCAGAGGCGATCTCATGGTCGAGATGCGGAATGCCGTTCCGGCCGGGTTGCTGGTGGACGTGCCGGCGGTCGTCGCCGTCTAG
- a CDS encoding AAA family ATPase, producing the protein MASSKQLIGMIRSHAAGDDERFLAIAEHIANDARSAGHHRMAEEIGTLVGSLKEEIGERRTSTRPALIAAPRGELASLVRASYPETRLSDVVVADDVGARLRRIVREQRERGLLADQGLHPRRKLLLSGPPGTGKTTTAAAIAGELGLPLFTVLLDGVITKFMGETAAKLRIVFDAMTNARGVYFFDEVDALATRRGAENDIGEARRMLNSFLQFLDEDASGSLVLAATNHQELLDRAIFRRFDATIRYDLPEPEHVRRILTHRLPRFDLSGFDWDVVCSAASGLSQADIVAAGEDAARDAVLENDGLLDGGILVAALSERSRPDR; encoded by the coding sequence ATGGCCAGCAGCAAGCAATTGATCGGGATGATCCGGAGCCATGCGGCCGGAGATGACGAACGCTTCCTCGCGATCGCCGAACACATCGCCAACGACGCGCGCAGCGCGGGCCATCATCGGATGGCCGAGGAGATAGGCACGCTCGTGGGGTCGCTGAAGGAGGAGATCGGCGAACGTCGGACCTCGACGCGGCCGGCACTCATCGCCGCACCCCGGGGTGAACTCGCCTCGCTCGTCCGGGCGTCCTATCCCGAGACGCGGCTGTCGGACGTCGTGGTGGCGGACGACGTCGGCGCCCGGCTGCGGCGCATCGTTCGCGAGCAGCGCGAGCGCGGTCTCCTGGCGGACCAGGGCCTTCATCCGCGGCGCAAGCTGCTCCTGTCGGGACCGCCCGGTACCGGCAAGACGACGACGGCGGCCGCGATAGCGGGCGAACTCGGCCTGCCGCTGTTCACCGTGCTTCTGGACGGCGTCATCACCAAGTTCATGGGAGAGACCGCCGCGAAGCTGCGGATCGTCTTCGACGCGATGACCAACGCGCGCGGCGTCTACTTCTTCGACGAGGTCGATGCGCTCGCCACGCGGCGTGGGGCGGAGAACGACATCGGCGAGGCCCGCCGCATGCTGAACTCCTTCCTGCAGTTCCTCGACGAGGACGCATCGGGGAGCCTCGTCCTGGCGGCGACGAACCATCAGGAACTGCTCGATCGGGCGATCTTCCGGCGCTTCGACGCAACCATCCGCTACGACCTTCCCGAACCCGAGCACGTCAGGCGGATCCTGACCCACAGGCTCCCCCGCTTCGATCTCTCGGGCTTCGACTGGGACGTGGTCTGCAGCGCGGCGTCCGGGCTCAGTCAGGCGGACATCGTCGCTGCGGGCGAGGATGCGGCCCGCGACGCCGTGCTCGAGAACGACGGCCTGCTCGACGGCGGGATCCTCGTCGCGGCGCTCTCGGAGAGATCCCGACCGGATCGGTGA
- a CDS encoding helix-turn-helix domain-containing protein, producing the protein MAANPLDSLTPKERDCLRLVAPDRKSAVIAAQLGIAVPTVETHIRSARAKLGGVSRFVAARMLTEHEARQPLTSQGLTIAEPMKADAGDWSSRSHEVGSRPLVMADARAAFDDGATRHSPGRSTADRNRLSTLNRMALIAFCLLAMVVAGIASIPLSEAVQHVARLVMTQRRD; encoded by the coding sequence ATGGCTGCCAACCCCCTCGATTCGTTGACTCCCAAGGAACGCGACTGCCTCCGGCTCGTGGCGCCGGACAGGAAGAGCGCGGTTATCGCCGCGCAGCTGGGGATCGCGGTGCCGACGGTCGAGACGCACATCAGGTCGGCGCGTGCGAAGCTAGGCGGGGTCAGCCGGTTCGTGGCCGCGCGCATGCTGACGGAGCACGAGGCTCGTCAACCGCTGACTAGTCAGGGTCTGACGATCGCCGAACCGATGAAGGCGGATGCAGGAGACTGGTCGAGCCGATCACACGAGGTCGGCTCCCGACCGCTGGTGATGGCAGATGCCCGTGCCGCCTTCGACGACGGCGCCACGCGGCATTCCCCCGGACGCTCGACGGCCGATCGCAATCGGCTGTCGACGCTCAATCGGATGGCCCTCATCGCGTTCTGCCTGCTGGCGATGGTGGTCGCGGGAATCGCGTCCATTCCTCTGTCCGAAGCGGTGCAGCACGTCGCGCGGCTCGTGATGACGCAACGACGAGACTGA
- a CDS encoding JAB domain-containing protein codes for MEELVGAVSDVLRCALAGGVRGRCVLADRVAVLEYLRIEMAFTRRETLRVLYLDAGHRLLLDEVAAEGTVDSLSFYAREIVIRALEVGAVGLVLAHNHPGGSPDASPADLAATDALVRACSPLGIAVLDHLVVAEQGTRSLRVGTKA; via the coding sequence ATGGAGGAACTCGTCGGCGCCGTTTCGGACGTCCTGCGGTGCGCCCTCGCCGGCGGGGTGCGCGGCCGATGCGTCCTTGCCGATCGGGTGGCGGTGCTCGAATACCTTCGCATAGAGATGGCGTTCACGCGTCGCGAGACGCTCCGCGTGCTCTACCTCGATGCCGGCCACCGGCTCCTCCTGGACGAGGTCGCCGCGGAGGGCACCGTCGACTCCCTATCGTTCTACGCCCGCGAGATCGTGATCCGTGCGCTTGAAGTCGGCGCCGTGGGGCTCGTCCTGGCGCACAACCACCCGGGAGGAAGCCCAGACGCCTCGCCTGCCGACCTCGCGGCCACGGACGCCCTCGTCAGAGCCTGCTCCCCCCTGGGCATCGCCGTCCTCGATCATCTCGTGGTAGCGGAACAGGGCACGCGCAGCTTACGCGTCGGCACGAAGGCGTGA